The Medicago truncatula cultivar Jemalong A17 chromosome 4, MtrunA17r5.0-ANR, whole genome shotgun sequence genome includes a region encoding these proteins:
- the LOC25479298 gene encoding uncharacterized protein isoform X3, which produces MENVDSSLTKDREPIIVSGEKSLPDKGEFVSGTAEVSQKMYPKSEADADNDVSVAEDGDHKCSAPDGLHEKAEEQDEVLGISVPQPEDESDESDFVEHDVKVCDICGDSGRENLLAICSRCSDGAEHTYCMREMLEKVPEGDWFCEECQYAEETANQRLEGKSGHKVSSTSQITGKRSSEIMELVAAAKRRALESRTGSPKASSPRRLVPLSRESSFKSLDNGKEKPVQTSRRMGTLLKSCSFNNFSSKSRVKLDDDVPQKQKGGGEHVSKNTETPIRTIGKPMSFKSSNLGRATESKVKMLSPKSGTAQDLKGSSLAKESGVFDRKSLSRIDRPVVCSTMASSVISTHNQKLTPRGETVKPLAINCNRDFKVNHDGKSSSLSKSVNNISNKSSEPQVISEKMSTSVDDTQLDGLPRLQETENQVDKTKDSYTHRVRSDTDASKSPFCHKCKDFGHATECCTVSVAQEFGTDGSLNAVSSPKESHTSNRLKAAIQEALLKRPEIHKKKNLNDQTDQFPPSGTILKCKVSSQDQVEVSASNTLKNSISVVEINARQEMLGNSTSETSKCLSGNDLKQLKTDFCSQLKKSDSGIPASEKPVLRDLPYHASANSSVTSEKSAIPEYKYIWQGVFEVNGSGMSPDLYNGIQAHLSSCASPKVLDVVDKFLPEISLHEVSRLSTWPSHFHQCGAKEDNIALYFFAKDIESYERHYKGLLDHMIRHDLALKGFFDGVELLIFASNQLPENSQRWNMLFFLWGIFRGRRINHSDSAKDIALPSLNVAVSNEKDFPTAVMTLSDTRCSPVRIDEESIACGDIFSELPATSVDQGHIMLSRDFDIKETIFDQTHLGSQVNFDRQDSRISAKSSSRISTNGIQPCPEMNSTGSSLKQKGSLSEHGLHRGSKPLEEVGIIVRAMTVETKANCGISVKQENSVSSRIPHVDNQEVLTANSTRKDKISERTNNNENHRRPKRKEREDGLNINVEATFQGDLAIEAVSCRLPNVIKVEHIDHSDTVMDASAAGCQEMPRNKIDGKLEDTDSSSKLQSGFSGIYGCYSSVARDSLNGSSASLVNDFGSAYSVEDKGCKEACDEKIIHEDLGTTEKTFFPIDTHNTNDSRLVLDSMSLKGPHWSGDQFEVGIPRLELALGGEMEQSLEGTRPFFAGIADKKSNQEKTPDCLEAEQEDGDSVAASLSLSLSFPSSNKEPTKHASKDEHLPDVHHMNSSLHLFGRFTDK; this is translated from the exons ATGGAAAATGTCGATTCATCTCTGACCAAAGATAGAGAACCTATTATTGTTTCTGGTGAAAAATCTCTTCCAGATAAGGGTGAATTTGTTAGTGGTACGGCCGAAGTGTCACAAAAAATGTATCCAAAGTCAGAAGCTGATGCTGACAACGATGTTAGTGTTGCTGAAGATGGGGATCATAAATGTTCAGCCCCTGATGGGCTGCATGAGAAGGCTGAGGAGCAGGATGAAGTACTTGGGATATCTGTACCTCAACCAGAAGATGAGAGTGATGAATCAGATTTTGTTGAGCATGAT GTAAAAGTATGTGACATCTGTGGAGATTCTGGTCGTGAGAACCTGCTTGCCATATGTAGTAGGTGCAGTGATGGTGCAGAGCACAC ATACTGCATGAGGGAAATGCTTGAAAAAGTGCCTGAAGGGGATTGGTTTTGTGAGGAATGCCAATATGCTGAAGAGACTGCCAACCAAAGATTGG aaGGAAAAAGTGGTCATAAAGTTAGTTCCACTTCTCAAATTACTGGCAAAAGGTCTTCTGAAATCATGGAATTAGTTGCAGCAGCAAAGAGGCGAGCCCTCGAATCACGCACTGGATCACCGAAGGCATCAAGCCCCAGGAGATTAGTTCCATTGTCACGGGAGTCTTCATTCAAGAGCTTAGACAATGGAAAGGAGAAACCTGTTCAAACTTCAAGGAGAATGG GTACATTGTTGAAATCTTGTTCATTCAACAACTTCAGTTCCAAATCAAGAGTCAAacttgatgatgatgttcctcAAAAGCAGAAAGGGGGTGGTGAACATGTCTCTAAGAACACGGAGACTCCTATCAGGACAATAGGAAAACCAATGTCATTCAAATCCTCAAATTTGGGTCGTGCTACTGAATCAAAAGTTAAAATGCTTTCTCCTAAGTCTGGAACTGCTCAGGATTTGAAAGGATCAAGCCTTGCAAAAGAATCAGGTGTATTTGACAGGAAATCTCTGTCTAGGATTGATCGGCCTGTCGTCTGTTCAACTATGGCTAGTTCTGTCATTTCCACACACAATCAGAAGCTTACACCTCGTGGTGAAACTGTTAAACCTTTAGCAATTAACTGCAACCGGGATTTTAAAGTTAACCATGATGGGAAATCAAGTTCATTATCAAAGTCCGTTAATAATATAAGCAACAAAAGTTCAGAACCTCAAGTTATTTCAG AGAAAATGTCAACCAGTGTGGATGACACTCAATTGGATGGGCTACCTCGATTACAAGAAACAGAAAACCAGGTTGACAAAACAAAAGATAGTTATACTCATCGTGTGAGGTCAGATACTGATGCTTCAAAATCTCCGTTCTGTCATAAATGTAAAGATTTTGGCCATGCTACAGAATGCTGTACAGTTAGTGTAGCACAAGAATTTGGTACTGATGGATCACTTAATGCCGTAAGTAGTCCAAAAGAGTCACATACAAGTAATAGATTGAAAGCTGCAATTCAGGAAGCTTTGCTTAAAAGGCCTGAAATACACAAGAAGAAAAATCTAAATGATCAAACTGATCAGTTTCCTCCATCAGGCACAATCTTGAAATGTAAAGTCAGTTCTCAAGACCAAGTGGAGGTCTCTGCTTCTAACACACTGAAAAATAGTATTTCTGTTGTAGAAATCAATGCCAGGCAGGAAATGCTAGGGAATTCTACATCTGAAACGTCCAAATGTTTGTCTGGTAACGATTTGAAGCAACTTAAAACTGATTTTTGCTCTCAACTGAAAAAGTCAGATTCTGGTAttcctgcttctgaaaagcctgtGTTGAGAGACTTGCCATATCATGCTTCGGCAAATTCAAGTGTTACATCAGAGAAGTCAGCCATTCCAGAATACAAATACATATGGCA GGGTGTCTTTGAAGTGAATGGAAGTGGAATGTCTCCTGACCTTTATAACGGGATTCAAGCACATTTATCCTCGTGCGCTTCCCCCAAGGTTCTTGATGTAGTGGACAAGTTCTTACCTGAAATTTCCCTGCACGAAGTTTCTCGCTTGAGCACATGGCCTTCACATTTTCATCAATGTGGTGCTAAAGAAGATAACATTGCTCTTTACTTCTTCGCCAAAGACATTGAAAG TTACGAGAGACACTACAAGGGTCTGCTGGATCACATGATTAGACATGATTTAGCACTCAAAGGTTTTTTTGATGGCGTCGAACTTCTCATATTTGCTTCCAATCAGCTCCCTGAAAATTCACAGC GTTGgaatatgctgttttttttatgGGGCATATTTAGAGGGAGGAGGATTAATCATTCAGATTCTGCAAAAGATATTGCTTTACCTAGTTTGAATGTGGCGGTGTCAAATGAGAAGGATTTTCCGACTGCTGTCATGACCTTGTCTGATACCCGCTGTTCACCAGTGCGCATCGATGAAGAATCAATAGCTTGTGGTGATATTTTCAGTGAACTTCCAGCCACTTCTGTTGACCAAGGTCATATTATGCTAAGTAGGGATTTTGatataaaagaaactatttttgACCAGACACATTTGGGTTCACAAGTAAACTTCGACAGGCAAGATAGTAGAATCAGTGCCAAATCTTCGTCAAGGATTTCAACAAATGGTATACAACCGTGTCCAGAAATGAATTCCACTGGTTCATCTCTG AAACAGAAAGGTAGTTTGTCAGAGCATGGACTGCACAGAGGGTCAAAACCTCTGGAAGAGGTGGGAATAATTGTAAGAGCTATGACTGTGGAAACAAAAGCTAATTGTGGTATTTCTGTCAAGCAAGAGAACTCCGTGTCTTCAAGGATTCCTCATGTTGACAATCAAGAGGTACTCACTGCAAACAGCACCAGGAAAGATAAAATTTCAGAGAGAACAAACAATAATGAAAATCATCGAAGGCCTAAaaggaaagagagagaagatgGTCTCAATATTAATGTAGAAGCAACTTTTCAGGGAGATCTGGCCATAGAAGCGGTCAGCTGTCGGCTACCTAATGTTATAAAAGTTGAGCATATAGACCATTCTGACACAGTTATGGACGCTTCTGCAGCTGGCTGTCAGGAAATGCCTCGGAATAAGATAGATGGGAAGTTGGAAGATACAGACAGTTCTAGCAAGCTGCAGTCAGGTTTCAGTGGAATCTATGGATGTTACAGTTCTGTAGCTAGGGATTCTTTGAATGGAAGTTCTGCATCACTTGTAAACGATTTTGGTTCCGCATATTCAGTTGAAGACAAAGGATGCAAAGAAGCTTGTGATGAGAAAATCATCCACGAGGACCTTGGAACGACGGAAAAAACCTTCTTCCCTATTGATACGCACAATACAAATGACTCACGATTGGTGCTGGATAGCATGTCACTGAAAGGGCCTCACTGGAGCGGTGACCAATTTGAAGTTGGGATTCCACGTCTCGAGCTTGCGTTGGGAGGTGAAATGGAACAGTCACTGGAGGGTACGCGTCCTTTCTTTGCTGGGATAGCTGATAAGAAAAGTAACCAGGAAAAGACTCCAGATTGTTTGGAAGCTGAGCAAGAGGATGGCGACAGTGTTGCCGCATCTCTTTCCCTGTCTCTATCTTTCCCATCTTCAAACAAGGAACCCACAAAACATGCTTCAAAAGATGAGCATTTGCCTGATGTGCATCACATGAATTCTTCGTTGCACCTTTTTGGGAGATTTACTGACAAATAA